One genomic window of Cannabis sativa cultivar Pink pepper isolate KNU-18-1 chromosome 2, ASM2916894v1, whole genome shotgun sequence includes the following:
- the LOC115719546 gene encoding uncharacterized protein LOC115719546 isoform X3: MDYRGYGGRQETGSRDKRHYEKEQAYQESLIEDFADEFRMPINQRPTENVDLDNVEQASLDRHLSSSNVGYRLLQKMGWKGKGLGKDEQGIVEPIRSGIRDPKLGVGKQEEDDYFTSEENIQRKKLDVELEETEEDAKKREVLAEREQKIQTEVKEIRKVFYCDLCNKQYKLAMEFEAHLSSYDHNHRKRFKEMREMLGTSSRDDRLKREQQRQEREMAKFAQMAEADARKQQQQLQQQQEESRVAAVASELKNASVVADQDQRKTLKFGFSSKGGTSKMSFGSVARKPKSAVASVFGNDSDEEK; this comes from the exons ATGGATTATCGTGGTTATGGTGGTAGGCAAGAAACAGGTTCCCGGGACAAGCGGCACTATGAAAAAGAGCAG GCTTATCAGGAATCTCTTATAGAAGATTTCGCTGATGAATTTCGAATGCCAATTAACCAAAGGCCAACGGAAAATGTTGATCTGGACAATGTGGAACAAGCATCACTGGATAGACATTTGAGTTCATCTAATGTGGGATATAGACTTCTGCAGAAAATGGGGTGGAAAGGAAAAGGTCTCGGGAAGGATGAGCAGG GGATTGTTGAACCAATTAGATCTGGGATAAGAGATCCAAAATTAGGGGTGGGGAAACAAGAAGAAGATGACTATTTTACTTCTGAAGAAAATATTCAACGGAAAAAGCTTGATGTTGAGCTAGAAGAGACTGAGGAGGACGCAAAGAAGCGGGAG GTTCTAGCAGAACGTGAGCAGAAAATTCAAACCGAGGTGAAAGAAATACGCAAGGTTTTCTATTGCGATCTTTGCAACAAACAATACAAATTGGCCATGGAATTTGAAGCCCACCTTAGCTCATATGATCATAATCACAGAAAG CGTTTTAAAGAGATGAGAGAGATGCTTGGTACAAGCAGTCGGGATGATCGCCTAAAACGAGAACAGCAGCGTCAAGAGAGGGAGATGGCCAAGTTTGCTCAAAT GGCTGAAGCCGATGCCCGGAAGCAGCAGCAGCAACTACAACAGCAACAAGAGGAATCTAGGGTTGCTGCAGTAGCCTCTGAACTAAAAAATGCATCTGTAGTTGCAGATCAAGATCAGCGGAAGACTTTAAAATTTGGGTTTTCTTCCAAGGGTGGCACTTCTAAG ATGTCATTTGGTAGTGTTGCAAGGAAGCCAAAATCAGCTGTTGCCTCAGTTTTTGGCAACGATAGTGATGAAGAAAAGTAA
- the LOC115719321 gene encoding aspartic proteinase, with the protein MYWHKYLVVSLYLWALICSLLPDSSNGLMRIKLRKRDLDLESIKAAAKFEREHKYLGSSSSSDEDIVPLKNYLDAQYFGEISIGSPPQNFTVIFDTGSSNLWVPSAKCYFSIACYFHSRYKSSRSTTYTSIGKSCEINYGSGSISGFLSQDNVQVGDVVVKDQVFIEATREGSLTFLVAKFDGIFGLGFQEISVANVTPVWYNMVQQDLVSEEVFSFWFNRDPSAKMGGELVLGGVDKNHYKGKHTYVPVTKKGYWQIEMGDILVGNQSTGVCEGGCGAIVDSGTSLLAGPTTIVAEINHAIGAKGVVSTECKLVVSQYGDIIWNLLISGVRPDKVCAQLGLCLFNGAEYVSTGIETMVDKENREEGVSAKDPALCTVCEMAVIWAQNQLKQKGTKEKVIHYINELCESLPSPAGESVINCNSISNMPNITFTIGGKSFPITPEQYILKTGEGISSVCISGFSAFDVPPPTGPLWILGDVFMGVYHTVFDYGDLKVGFAEAV; encoded by the exons ATGTACTGGCATAAGTATCTGGTGGTGAGTTTGTATTTATGGGCCTTAATATGTTCACTTCTTCCTGATTCTTCCAATGGTTTAATGAGAATTAAGTTAAGGAAGAGAGACCTTGATCTTGAAAGTATCAAAGCAGCAGCAAAATTTGAAAGAGAGCATAAATATTTGGGTAGTAGTAGCTCATCAGATGAAGATATAGTACCTTTGAAGAACTATTTGGATGCCCAATACTTTGGAGAGATTAGTATTGGTTCACCTCCTCAGAATTTTACTGTCATTTTTGACACTGGAAGTTCCAATCTTTGGGTTCCATCAGCAAAATGTTACTTTTCt ATAGCTTGTTATTTCCATTCTCGGTACAAATCAAGCCGGTCTACCACCTATACTAGCATTG GAAAATCTTGTGAAATAAACTATGGTTCTGGATCAATATCTGGTTTTTTAAGCCAAGACAATGTTCAAGTTGGAGATGTTGTTGTAAAAGACCAG GTTTTCATTGAGGCCACTAGAGAGGGGAGTCTCACTTTCTTGGTGGCCAAGTTTGATGGAATATTTGGACTTGGCTTTCAGGAAATATCAGTTGCAAATGTTACACCAGTTTG GTACAACATGGTGCAACAAGACCTTGTAAGTGAAGAAGTCTTCTCATTCTGGTTTAACCGCGATCCATCAGCTAAGATGGGAGGTGAACTTGTTCTTGGAGGAGTTGATAAAAACCATTATAAGGGGAAACATACTTATGTTCCAGTTACTAAAAAGGGTTATTGGCAA ATCGAAATGGGAGATATTTTGGTTGGGAACCAGTCAACAG GTGTTTGTGAGGGAGGATGTGGTGCCATTGTCGATTCAGGAACGTCCTTGCTTGCTGGTCCAACA ACTATTGTGGCTGAGATCAACCATGCTATTGGAGCCAAGGGAGTAGTCAGCACAGAATGCAAGTTAGTTGTTTCACAATATGGAGACATCATATGGAATCTACTGATCTCTGGG GTACGACCTGATAAAGTTTGTGCTCAGCTTGGTTTGTGCTTGTTCAATGGGGCTGAGTATGTAAG TACCGGGATCGAAACAATGGTTGATAAGGAGAATAGGGAGGAGGGAGTTTCAGCAAAAGATCCTGCTTTATGCACAGTTTGTGAGATGGCTGTTATTTGGGCTCAGAATCAGCTAAAACAGAAGGGAACCAAAGAAAAAGTGATCCACTACATTAATGAG CTTTGTGAGAGCTTGCCAAGCCCAGCTGGGGAATCAGTAATTAACTGCAACAGCATTTCAAACATGCCTAACATTACATTCACCATTGGAGGAAAATCTTTCCCTATCACTCCTGAACAG TACATTTTGAAGACTGGAGAAGGCATTTCTTCAGTCTGCATCAGTGGGTTTTCAGCTTTTGATGTGCCTCCCCCAACTGGTCCACTATG GATTCTTGGAGATGTATTTATGGGAGTGTATCACACAGTGTTTGACTATGGTGATCTCAAAGTGGGTTTTGCTGAAGCTGTTTAG
- the LOC115719546 gene encoding uncharacterized protein LOC115719546 isoform X2, producing the protein MEVFYLSLNFLLDEAGRMDYRGYGGRQETGSRDKRHYEKEQESLIEDFADEFRMPINQRPTENVDLDNVEQASLDRHLSSSNVGYRLLQKMGWKGKGLGKDEQGIVEPIRSGIRDPKLGVGKQEEDDYFTSEENIQRKKLDVELEETEEDAKKREVLAEREQKIQTEVKEIRKVFYCDLCNKQYKLAMEFEAHLSSYDHNHRKRFKEMREMLGTSSRDDRLKREQQRQEREMAKFAQMAEADARKQQQQLQQQQEESRVAAVASELKNASVVADQDQRKTLKFGFSSKGGTSKMSFGSVARKPKSAVASVFGNDSDEEK; encoded by the exons ATGGAAGTATTCTATTTAAGTTTGAATTTTCTACTTGATGAAGCAGGCAGAATGGATTATCGTGGTTATGGTGGTAGGCAAGAAACAGGTTCCCGGGACAAGCGGCACTATGAAAAAGAGCAG GAATCTCTTATAGAAGATTTCGCTGATGAATTTCGAATGCCAATTAACCAAAGGCCAACGGAAAATGTTGATCTGGACAATGTGGAACAAGCATCACTGGATAGACATTTGAGTTCATCTAATGTGGGATATAGACTTCTGCAGAAAATGGGGTGGAAAGGAAAAGGTCTCGGGAAGGATGAGCAGG GGATTGTTGAACCAATTAGATCTGGGATAAGAGATCCAAAATTAGGGGTGGGGAAACAAGAAGAAGATGACTATTTTACTTCTGAAGAAAATATTCAACGGAAAAAGCTTGATGTTGAGCTAGAAGAGACTGAGGAGGACGCAAAGAAGCGGGAG GTTCTAGCAGAACGTGAGCAGAAAATTCAAACCGAGGTGAAAGAAATACGCAAGGTTTTCTATTGCGATCTTTGCAACAAACAATACAAATTGGCCATGGAATTTGAAGCCCACCTTAGCTCATATGATCATAATCACAGAAAG CGTTTTAAAGAGATGAGAGAGATGCTTGGTACAAGCAGTCGGGATGATCGCCTAAAACGAGAACAGCAGCGTCAAGAGAGGGAGATGGCCAAGTTTGCTCAAAT GGCTGAAGCCGATGCCCGGAAGCAGCAGCAGCAACTACAACAGCAACAAGAGGAATCTAGGGTTGCTGCAGTAGCCTCTGAACTAAAAAATGCATCTGTAGTTGCAGATCAAGATCAGCGGAAGACTTTAAAATTTGGGTTTTCTTCCAAGGGTGGCACTTCTAAG ATGTCATTTGGTAGTGTTGCAAGGAAGCCAAAATCAGCTGTTGCCTCAGTTTTTGGCAACGATAGTGATGAAGAAAAGTAA
- the LOC115719546 gene encoding uncharacterized protein LOC115719546 isoform X4, with protein MDYRGYGGRQETGSRDKRHYEKEQESLIEDFADEFRMPINQRPTENVDLDNVEQASLDRHLSSSNVGYRLLQKMGWKGKGLGKDEQGIVEPIRSGIRDPKLGVGKQEEDDYFTSEENIQRKKLDVELEETEEDAKKREVLAEREQKIQTEVKEIRKVFYCDLCNKQYKLAMEFEAHLSSYDHNHRKRFKEMREMLGTSSRDDRLKREQQRQEREMAKFAQMAEADARKQQQQLQQQQEESRVAAVASELKNASVVADQDQRKTLKFGFSSKGGTSKMSFGSVARKPKSAVASVFGNDSDEEK; from the exons ATGGATTATCGTGGTTATGGTGGTAGGCAAGAAACAGGTTCCCGGGACAAGCGGCACTATGAAAAAGAGCAG GAATCTCTTATAGAAGATTTCGCTGATGAATTTCGAATGCCAATTAACCAAAGGCCAACGGAAAATGTTGATCTGGACAATGTGGAACAAGCATCACTGGATAGACATTTGAGTTCATCTAATGTGGGATATAGACTTCTGCAGAAAATGGGGTGGAAAGGAAAAGGTCTCGGGAAGGATGAGCAGG GGATTGTTGAACCAATTAGATCTGGGATAAGAGATCCAAAATTAGGGGTGGGGAAACAAGAAGAAGATGACTATTTTACTTCTGAAGAAAATATTCAACGGAAAAAGCTTGATGTTGAGCTAGAAGAGACTGAGGAGGACGCAAAGAAGCGGGAG GTTCTAGCAGAACGTGAGCAGAAAATTCAAACCGAGGTGAAAGAAATACGCAAGGTTTTCTATTGCGATCTTTGCAACAAACAATACAAATTGGCCATGGAATTTGAAGCCCACCTTAGCTCATATGATCATAATCACAGAAAG CGTTTTAAAGAGATGAGAGAGATGCTTGGTACAAGCAGTCGGGATGATCGCCTAAAACGAGAACAGCAGCGTCAAGAGAGGGAGATGGCCAAGTTTGCTCAAAT GGCTGAAGCCGATGCCCGGAAGCAGCAGCAGCAACTACAACAGCAACAAGAGGAATCTAGGGTTGCTGCAGTAGCCTCTGAACTAAAAAATGCATCTGTAGTTGCAGATCAAGATCAGCGGAAGACTTTAAAATTTGGGTTTTCTTCCAAGGGTGGCACTTCTAAG ATGTCATTTGGTAGTGTTGCAAGGAAGCCAAAATCAGCTGTTGCCTCAGTTTTTGGCAACGATAGTGATGAAGAAAAGTAA
- the LOC115719546 gene encoding uncharacterized protein LOC115719546 isoform X1 — protein MEVFYLSLNFLLDEAGRMDYRGYGGRQETGSRDKRHYEKEQAYQESLIEDFADEFRMPINQRPTENVDLDNVEQASLDRHLSSSNVGYRLLQKMGWKGKGLGKDEQGIVEPIRSGIRDPKLGVGKQEEDDYFTSEENIQRKKLDVELEETEEDAKKREVLAEREQKIQTEVKEIRKVFYCDLCNKQYKLAMEFEAHLSSYDHNHRKRFKEMREMLGTSSRDDRLKREQQRQEREMAKFAQMAEADARKQQQQLQQQQEESRVAAVASELKNASVVADQDQRKTLKFGFSSKGGTSKMSFGSVARKPKSAVASVFGNDSDEEK, from the exons ATGGAAGTATTCTATTTAAGTTTGAATTTTCTACTTGATGAAGCAGGCAGAATGGATTATCGTGGTTATGGTGGTAGGCAAGAAACAGGTTCCCGGGACAAGCGGCACTATGAAAAAGAGCAG GCTTATCAGGAATCTCTTATAGAAGATTTCGCTGATGAATTTCGAATGCCAATTAACCAAAGGCCAACGGAAAATGTTGATCTGGACAATGTGGAACAAGCATCACTGGATAGACATTTGAGTTCATCTAATGTGGGATATAGACTTCTGCAGAAAATGGGGTGGAAAGGAAAAGGTCTCGGGAAGGATGAGCAGG GGATTGTTGAACCAATTAGATCTGGGATAAGAGATCCAAAATTAGGGGTGGGGAAACAAGAAGAAGATGACTATTTTACTTCTGAAGAAAATATTCAACGGAAAAAGCTTGATGTTGAGCTAGAAGAGACTGAGGAGGACGCAAAGAAGCGGGAG GTTCTAGCAGAACGTGAGCAGAAAATTCAAACCGAGGTGAAAGAAATACGCAAGGTTTTCTATTGCGATCTTTGCAACAAACAATACAAATTGGCCATGGAATTTGAAGCCCACCTTAGCTCATATGATCATAATCACAGAAAG CGTTTTAAAGAGATGAGAGAGATGCTTGGTACAAGCAGTCGGGATGATCGCCTAAAACGAGAACAGCAGCGTCAAGAGAGGGAGATGGCCAAGTTTGCTCAAAT GGCTGAAGCCGATGCCCGGAAGCAGCAGCAGCAACTACAACAGCAACAAGAGGAATCTAGGGTTGCTGCAGTAGCCTCTGAACTAAAAAATGCATCTGTAGTTGCAGATCAAGATCAGCGGAAGACTTTAAAATTTGGGTTTTCTTCCAAGGGTGGCACTTCTAAG ATGTCATTTGGTAGTGTTGCAAGGAAGCCAAAATCAGCTGTTGCCTCAGTTTTTGGCAACGATAGTGATGAAGAAAAGTAA